The following nucleotide sequence is from Coffea eugenioides isolate CCC68of chromosome 10, Ceug_1.0, whole genome shotgun sequence.
CTCAGCTCAGTGTAGTCGTTTGAAACAATTTCTGGCAACCCAATTCCATCTCAAAGATCTTGGACGTCTCAAGTATTTTCTTGATCTTGAAGTAGCTCACAGTCCAAAGGGCATTTTTCTTAGTCAACGAAAGTATGCTCTGGATATTCTTGCTGATGCAAGGTTGTTAGATGCCAAACCATGCTCAACGCCCATGCAACAGCAGCACCATTTGGGAACATCTACCAGTTCATCACTTCATGATCCTACTCCTTTTCGACGTCTAATTGGTCGATTGCTCTATCTGACAATCACTCGACCTGACATCACCTATGCAGTTAATTTCTTGAGTCAATTTATGCAGACGCCTACTACAGAGCACCAACAACCTGCCTTTCGAATTCTGCGATACATTAAGGGTGCCCCAGACCAAGGGTTATTTTTTCCTCGAGAGAATAGTTTCCAGTTACGAGGGTATTGTGATGCAGATTGGAGAGCCTGCCCTATCACTCGAAGGTCAACAACAGGATACTTTATGACACTTGGTGATGCGCCTATTTCTTGAAAAACCAAGAAGCAGCCCACCGTGAGTCGATCTTCGGCAGAAGCACAGTATAGAGCCATGGCTTCTACTGCCAGTGAGCTTATTTGGTTACGTACTTTATTACGCGACTTTACAGTTGATCACTCTCAATCGATGCAGATGTTATGTGATAATCAAGCTGCTATGCATATTGCTTCTAATCCGGTTTACCATGAAAGAACAAAGTATATTGAAATTGATTGCCATTTTGTCCGAGAACATATTGAATCAAAGGCAATTGAGACAGCCTACATTCCTTCGGTGATTCAACCAGCAGATATCTTTACTAAAGCCTTGAGTGATGATCAATTCCATCGCTTACTATCCAAGTTGGGTGCTTCATCCTTACACACTCCACCTTGAGGGGGGCTGTTGAAGATACCCACCAATTACGGCTTTGATTAGGATGAAGATTGCAAAATTATGACCTTGACTTTTGTGTCAACAATTACGGCTCCTTACCGTGTACAATTGTATCTAGCTAAAATTGTAACTTAGTTCATAGCTCTAGTTTAGGCAAGTTTTGCATTATAAATTCATTCTCAAGCATTGTGCAGAGAATATGGAAATCATAATACAAGCAAATTTCCTTAAGTCTGTTCGTCACTTTTACACTAACCAACTACCACCATAGGCTCAACCCTCATCGATGCTTGACCGATTGTATCAACTCCGTTTGTATCGGCATGCGCGTTGATGAACATGTGCCTGTTACGCTTTTGTACGTATTGATGAGTGTGTAATGATCGACCATCATCACCGATTTCTCAAAAACCTTTATTACCCACACCTATCAGTTTTGAACTGGTAAAGCTATTGACCATTTAAAGGCAGTTACCGATCAAGCCCCCCATGTGACCTGCATATACCACAATTGACGAACTCCTTTTGTTACAGCTGATTGTCTCCATGGTACTTATTGATGAATTGTCAGCCGTAATTAGATTTCCCAACATGATCGGCTTCCCGATGTTGACTTGAATCTCAATGCCGACTAGTTAATCTGAGCAAATGTTATCTCATGTTCTTTTATTCTAATCGGCATTTCATTAACCGATGTACAATGACTACTGCCCCAACAATATATATACACGCACAAACATTTATacaatacatacatatatatatatattaatttatgtGTGTGTACGTTTCTTTGTGCCCAAGTGCAAGCAACTATTCGCATCCAAAATTCAGGGAAGATATGGGTAAAACTCGAAAATCGAAATGATTAAATTATATGTATAGTTGAATGCAAAATAATGTAGAAGTTAAGTTTGTATTAAAGAAAGACCAGTTTTTCAACTAAGCTCGGTGGGTGGAGTTGACTTGACTAATGTTATTTATGTTCTTGGTTTTGATATGGCATTATGAATTGGTCTCGTTTCGACAACTGGTAGTTGAAGCTGTTAAAATGTTAATCACAAGCATAGTGTTGAAATGTTGTACCATGGACTCATTGTGTAATTCAATGTGAAATTTCATGCAGAGTTCCCCACACCATGTTTGTTTGCTGGAGTTCCCCTCTCTGTTTCTTTGCTGCTTCTTATAGAAACCCTTAAGCAAACTTTCATCTTGAAAAACTTTCGAACATCTTTAAGTTATTTGCTGAAGAAAGTgttatttcaaattttctacACTTCATCTTTTGTAGTTAATTTGCAGAAATTCGATTAGTAACAAGCAGAAGAATTAGTTAAgagataatttttttgtttttaatgaAAGTGTAAGGTTTGAAGTATTCTATTCTAACTGCCCTTATTATTGATTTATAAACATGGCATAACTTGAGTATTGCCTAAGAAATTTTGAGGCAGTTTCGCCTTTAACCCCTCTGTCTTTGAATCATTCCCATACTAACCAGTAAGAACCGAAAAAAGGGTTAATTGCCAAAT
It contains:
- the LOC113750613 gene encoding uncharacterized protein LOC113750613, whose product is MFLVVLVYVDDMIIAGNDSAQCSRLKQFLATQFHLKDLGRLKYFLDLEVAHSPKGIFLSQRKYALDILADARLLDAKPCSTPMQQQHHLGTSTSSSLHDPTPFRRLIGRLLYLTITRPDITYAVNFLSQFMQTPTTEHQQPAFRILRYIKGAPDQGLFFPRENSFQLRGYCDADWRACPITRRSTTGYFMTLGDAPIS